A genome region from Methanococcoides burtonii DSM 6242 includes the following:
- the acs gene encoding acetate--CoA ligase alpha subunit — translation MLEKLFDPASVAVIGASRTEGKVGRAVLDNLLESYSGRIIPINPKADEILGLPCYPTILDAPGGAELAVVVVPAVLVPDALEKCGLAGVKNVVVISAGFKEAGIEGSKLERRCAEIVKEHGMRMVGPNCLGIIDTASGLNASFAASMAKKGNISMMSQSGAICTSTLDWADARGVGFSKFISLGNKADLSENDFLLEMEDDENTAVIAAYLEGVKDGPKFMEIARKVSRKKPIIVIKSGRTAVGSRAVSSHTGTLAGSDEAYNAAFSQSNVIRADSVEQLMDLMRAFSSQPIPDGRNIAIITNAGGLGILAADACQFAGLSLSSFDESTIEKLRSKLPPASSLYNPVDVLGDARPDIYGFAIETILDDPNVDGVILLTSPQAMTEIKNIAEVVAEKCAHTKKPILCSFVGGTRIEEGEAILNRHHIPNYPFPERAVVSMAALCDYGVMREHEYVLPEKFDVDKEFVSSLLKDAISNGRRTLGLESFDILRAYGIPVVETLNVKTLQGTLDACENMGYPVVMKVLSADISHKTDVGGVRIGLENADDVERAYLTMMSDVRRYMPHAVVSGVQVQKMITGGKEVIIGMNRDVQFGPLLMFGLGGTYVEVLKDVSFSVAPVGVDVLKKMVSSIRTYPILTGIRGESPSDIASIVDTLCRVSQLVSDFPEILEFEINPLMVLPEGQGCVAMDIRLTLGGE, via the coding sequence ATGCTTGAAAAATTATTTGATCCGGCTTCTGTGGCTGTCATCGGTGCCTCCCGAACTGAAGGGAAAGTGGGGCGGGCGGTGCTTGACAATCTGCTTGAAAGTTACAGTGGCAGGATAATCCCTATTAATCCTAAAGCCGATGAGATCCTCGGTCTGCCTTGCTATCCGACCATTCTGGACGCACCCGGGGGAGCAGAGCTTGCAGTCGTTGTTGTGCCTGCTGTGCTTGTTCCCGATGCGCTTGAAAAATGTGGTCTGGCAGGGGTAAAGAACGTAGTTGTTATTTCCGCAGGTTTCAAGGAGGCAGGTATCGAAGGCTCGAAGCTTGAACGTAGGTGTGCTGAGATCGTAAAGGAACACGGGATGCGTATGGTGGGGCCGAATTGTCTGGGTATCATTGATACTGCATCAGGTCTGAATGCTTCCTTTGCTGCATCCATGGCCAAGAAGGGCAACATCTCAATGATGTCCCAGTCAGGTGCAATATGCACTTCGACGCTTGATTGGGCGGATGCAAGAGGGGTAGGTTTCTCAAAGTTCATCAGTCTTGGGAACAAGGCAGATCTGTCCGAGAACGATTTCCTGCTTGAAATGGAGGATGATGAAAATACTGCTGTAATAGCTGCTTATCTTGAGGGTGTGAAGGACGGGCCGAAGTTCATGGAGATCGCACGCAAGGTTTCACGCAAGAAACCTATCATTGTGATAAAATCAGGCAGGACTGCGGTTGGGTCGAGAGCTGTTTCTTCTCATACCGGCACGCTCGCAGGCTCAGATGAGGCTTACAATGCTGCATTTTCTCAGAGCAATGTCATAAGGGCCGATTCCGTTGAACAGCTAATGGATCTCATGCGTGCTTTTTCCAGCCAGCCAATACCTGATGGGCGAAACATTGCTATCATCACAAATGCTGGTGGACTTGGTATTCTAGCAGCAGATGCTTGTCAGTTCGCGGGGCTTTCCCTTTCATCATTTGATGAGAGTACGATTGAAAAGCTGCGGAGCAAACTTCCTCCGGCATCCAGTCTCTATAATCCGGTAGATGTATTGGGTGACGCTCGTCCTGACATCTACGGATTTGCAATTGAAACGATACTCGATGATCCGAACGTGGATGGTGTTATCCTTCTAACTTCTCCGCAGGCAATGACGGAAATTAAGAACATTGCGGAAGTGGTTGCTGAGAAATGTGCACATACGAAGAAGCCCATATTATGCAGTTTTGTGGGGGGTACGCGGATCGAAGAGGGTGAAGCTATCCTGAATCGCCATCATATTCCGAATTATCCTTTCCCCGAAAGAGCAGTTGTTAGCATGGCTGCTCTATGCGACTATGGCGTCATGAGGGAACATGAATATGTCCTGCCTGAGAAGTTCGATGTCGATAAGGAATTCGTATCTTCTCTGCTAAAGGATGCCATCTCGAATGGGAGGCGCACTCTTGGGCTCGAATCCTTTGATATTCTCAGGGCTTATGGCATACCTGTGGTTGAAACCCTCAATGTGAAGACGTTGCAAGGTACGTTAGATGCATGTGAGAATATGGGCTATCCCGTTGTGATGAAAGTGCTTTCTGCTGATATCTCCCACAAGACCGATGTGGGGGGTGTTCGCATAGGGCTTGAGAATGCGGATGATGTTGAGCGGGCATACCTCACAATGATGTCGGATGTGAGACGCTACATGCCACACGCAGTGGTCTCTGGTGTACAGGTCCAGAAAATGATCACTGGTGGTAAGGAGGTCATCATTGGTATGAACCGGGATGTGCAATTCGGTCCACTGCTTATGTTCGGTCTTGGCGGGACATACGTGGAAGTGCTTAAGGATGTGTCATTCAGTGTTGCTCCTGTTGGAGTGGATGTGCTCAAGAAGATGGTATCATCCATCAGGACATATCCTATATTGACAGGGATAAGGGGCGAGAGTCCTTCTGATATTGCATCGATCGTTGATACTCTTTGCAGGGTGTCACAACTTGTATCGGATTTCCCTGAGATACTTGAATTTGAGATAAATCCTCTGATGGTGTTGCCTGAAGGTCAGGGATGTGTTGCCATGGACATAAGGCTGACACTTGGAGGAGAATGA
- a CDS encoding nucleoside 2-deoxyribosyltransferase: MNTTKNIYLAAPLFSEAEQDYNRKLETALKDLGFDVFVPQEDSNDTEAAREEMDSNKIFQLNLEAVDNCDIVVAVLDGGSDIDSGTAWEIGYAYSKKKTIIGLKTDFRTLGPEGLVNLMIGESANELETNVTDLLKTMKKYR; encoded by the coding sequence ATGAATACTACCAAAAATATATATTTGGCAGCACCACTTTTTTCAGAAGCTGAACAGGATTATAACAGGAAACTGGAAACTGCACTGAAAGATCTAGGATTCGATGTCTTTGTGCCACAGGAAGATTCCAACGATACAGAAGCAGCAAGGGAAGAGATGGACTCCAACAAGATATTCCAGTTGAACCTTGAAGCAGTTGACAATTGTGATATAGTGGTAGCAGTCCTTGATGGCGGCAGTGATATTGATTCAGGCACAGCGTGGGAAATAGGGTATGCATATTCTAAGAAGAAGACGATCATCGGCCTGAAAACCGATTTCAGGACACTGGGACCTGAAGGACTTGTAAATCTCATGATCGGAGAGTCCGCAAATGAGCTAGAAACGAACGTGACCGACCTTCTGAAGACCATGAAGAAATATAGATGA
- a CDS encoding TIGR00296 family protein — protein sequence MLSASEGEQTVRLARNTIESFLKDGEQSDSIDLPEVFGELRGVFVTLTKNGNLRGCIGHPYADSVLESAIVDSAISAATRDPRFPMVDISEMSDIIVEVTVLTQPELVDVLPDKLPEVIEIGRHGLIAKMGMYQGLLLPQVAPENDFDAIDLLNHTCLKAGLPQDAWLTGAQMYWFEGQIFKEVEPRGDIEENKFNSCCK from the coding sequence ATGCTAAGTGCTTCTGAAGGGGAACAGACCGTAAGGCTCGCAAGGAATACTATTGAGTCATTTCTGAAAGATGGGGAACAATCAGATTCCATTGATCTGCCGGAGGTGTTCGGTGAATTGCGTGGTGTTTTCGTGACTCTGACAAAGAACGGCAATCTGCGAGGTTGTATCGGTCATCCTTATGCGGATTCGGTTTTGGAAAGTGCAATTGTCGATTCTGCGATCTCGGCGGCCACAAGGGACCCTCGTTTTCCAATGGTCGATATTTCCGAGATGTCTGATATTATCGTAGAGGTCACGGTCCTGACACAACCGGAACTTGTCGATGTTCTTCCGGATAAGTTGCCTGAGGTCATCGAAATCGGTCGTCATGGTCTGATCGCGAAGATGGGCATGTATCAGGGGCTGTTGCTTCCGCAGGTCGCACCGGAGAACGATTTTGATGCTATCGATCTTTTAAACCATACCTGTCTAAAGGCAGGCTTGCCACAGGATGCATGGCTTACTGGTGCACAGATGTACTGGTTCGAAGGGCAGATATTCAAAGAGGTTGAGCCCCGTGGGGATATCGAGGAAAATAAGTTCAATTCCTGTTGTAAGTGA
- a CDS encoding phosphotransacetylase family protein codes for MASILISSSEKYSGKSSLCIGIGTILKDKGYSIGYMKPVGNMLVDVNGVLSDEDAEQARKVFDLKDDIKNITPILLTDNLVEDALAGVEKHLDKTILDAYGEISRDKDVVLLEGTGGIGGGAIYGLSDPQVASIVGTKILLVARYESIHAVDRILSDIELIHDPDMFAGVILNEVDEGQLEYVCELLVPFLENKGVKVLGVLPKDTTLRSVPISEIVEDLHAEVLAGSENLDVLVDHYLVGAMEVNSAIKYFRRTPNSVVITGGDRSDIQMAAIEARVKCLVLTGNLQPSAAVLGSADEAQIPVILVRGDTMSTIERMERLIGRARFRREHKLGRIVELINDNVDLKELMSLIGL; via the coding sequence TTGGCTTCAATATTGATAAGTTCCTCTGAGAAATATTCCGGAAAAAGTTCCCTGTGTATAGGTATTGGTACTATCCTTAAGGACAAGGGTTATTCTATCGGTTACATGAAACCGGTGGGTAACATGCTGGTGGATGTTAATGGTGTGCTCTCCGATGAAGATGCAGAGCAGGCGCGTAAGGTCTTCGACCTGAAAGATGATATTAAGAACATAACTCCTATACTTCTTACTGATAACCTTGTGGAAGATGCTCTCGCAGGTGTCGAAAAGCATCTTGATAAGACAATTCTCGATGCTTATGGCGAGATATCCAGGGACAAGGATGTTGTTCTTTTGGAAGGCACAGGCGGCATTGGTGGTGGGGCAATATACGGTCTGTCCGACCCGCAGGTTGCTTCTATTGTCGGGACCAAGATCCTTCTGGTCGCCCGATATGAGTCCATACATGCTGTGGATCGTATTCTTTCTGATATTGAATTGATACACGACCCGGATATGTTCGCAGGTGTCATTCTTAACGAAGTGGATGAAGGACAGCTTGAATATGTTTGTGAGCTGTTGGTTCCCTTCCTTGAAAATAAAGGGGTCAAAGTGCTTGGTGTGCTTCCAAAGGACACTACCCTTCGTTCGGTCCCTATCTCTGAGATAGTTGAAGACCTTCACGCAGAGGTTCTTGCAGGGTCTGAGAATCTCGATGTGCTTGTGGATCACTATCTTGTGGGGGCAATGGAAGTGAATTCCGCTATCAAATATTTTAGGCGTACTCCCAATTCTGTCGTGATCACAGGGGGCGACAGGTCTGATATTCAGATGGCTGCGATCGAGGCACGTGTGAAATGTCTTGTCCTGACCGGAAATCTTCAGCCAAGTGCAGCTGTACTTGGTAGTGCGGATGAGGCACAGATACCTGTGATCCTTGTTCGGGGGGATACGATGTCTACCATTGAAAGAATGGAGCGCCTCATTGGTCGTGCAAGGTTCAGGCGCGAACATAAGCTCGGTCGTATTGTGGAGCTTATTAATGACAATGTGGATCTCAAAGAGCTGATGTCGCTGATTGGCCTCTGA
- a CDS encoding dihydrofolate reductase family protein, which translates to MAQKKILYIAMSLDGYIATKSGSVDWLIDIPGYDFYDRFIENIGVVVMGRKSYEMILSFDVEWPYKFARSYVLTHGNKFEDTDLVKFTNISVKGLVEELSSETEKDIWVLGGGEVVREFLDSKLIDEIIIGVMPILLGEGIPLFREYAHQTELKLLDVKQYEKGMVQLHYETLA; encoded by the coding sequence ATGGCTCAAAAGAAAATTCTATACATTGCCATGAGCCTGGACGGCTATATTGCAACAAAGTCCGGAAGCGTTGATTGGCTTATCGACATTCCCGGATATGATTTCTATGACCGATTCATAGAGAACATTGGTGTTGTCGTAATGGGAAGGAAGTCCTATGAAATGATACTCTCATTTGATGTCGAATGGCCCTACAAGTTCGCGCGATCATATGTTCTTACTCATGGTAATAAGTTCGAGGATACCGACCTTGTGAAGTTTACCAACATTTCTGTTAAAGGGCTTGTGGAAGAGCTCTCCTCTGAAACGGAAAAGGATATCTGGGTCCTGGGTGGTGGGGAAGTTGTCCGGGAGTTTCTCGACTCCAAGCTCATCGATGAGATCATCATTGGGGTAATGCCCATTCTTTTAGGTGAAGGGATTCCATTATTCCGTGAATATGCACATCAGACCGAACTGAAGCTACTTGATGTAAAACAGTATGAAAAAGGAATGGTTCAGCTTCATTATGAAACATTGGCCTAA
- a CDS encoding phosphoglycerate kinase translates to MMNTLTAKDFLTIDDFDIGDRTILVRVDLNSPMSPGGGILDDMRIKSHIPTLMDLEDAKVVLLAHQSRPGKNDFTTMQLHADVMSSSLGRKVTYIDDIFGTHARDSIASMEKGDVILLENVRFYSEESLRRPVDEHQGTHMVRKLAPLFDIFLNDAFAVSHRSHLSITGFSGVLPSGAGRLMEREITSLDVSLKGSESPCIFVLGGAKVDDSLKVAEHVLSSGGADRVLVTGVVANVVLAASGVDIGGPNMKFIESQGYLDQIDKAKNILERFDGKLGFPRDVALNDNGERIEANIDDVASSNLPINDIGLETIVAYSSEIENAKTVVLNGPAGVSEIEGFEIGTSEIIKAATNAGYSIAGGGHITAEVRNMGYEKMFSHISTGGGACIDYLAGDLLPGIEALKVAAKRYREFE, encoded by the coding sequence GTGATGAATACCTTGACTGCTAAAGATTTTCTCACGATAGACGATTTTGATATAGGGGATAGAACAATTCTTGTGAGGGTGGACCTGAACTCTCCAATGAGTCCTGGCGGTGGCATACTTGATGATATGAGGATCAAAAGCCATATACCGACCCTTATGGACCTGGAGGATGCGAAGGTAGTGCTGTTAGCTCACCAGAGCCGACCAGGAAAGAACGATTTCACTACTATGCAACTACATGCTGATGTGATGTCCAGTTCACTGGGTCGGAAAGTTACCTATATCGATGATATTTTTGGTACCCATGCAAGAGATAGCATCGCTTCAATGGAAAAGGGGGATGTTATCCTTCTGGAGAATGTGCGTTTCTATTCTGAAGAAAGCTTGAGAAGACCTGTTGATGAACATCAGGGGACTCATATGGTGCGAAAACTTGCTCCGCTTTTCGATATTTTCCTGAACGATGCATTTGCGGTGTCCCATCGTTCCCATCTTTCGATCACAGGGTTTTCTGGAGTTCTTCCGTCTGGAGCAGGTCGTCTTATGGAGAGGGAAATAACTTCTCTTGATGTGAGCCTTAAAGGATCTGAATCTCCATGCATATTTGTTCTTGGCGGTGCGAAGGTCGATGATTCTCTCAAGGTGGCTGAGCATGTCCTTTCAAGTGGCGGTGCTGACAGGGTTCTGGTTACAGGAGTGGTCGCAAATGTCGTGCTTGCTGCATCAGGTGTTGATATTGGTGGACCTAATATGAAGTTCATCGAATCCCAGGGATATCTTGACCAGATAGATAAGGCGAAAAATATCCTGGAGAGATTCGATGGTAAGCTCGGTTTTCCAAGGGATGTTGCTCTTAATGATAATGGAGAACGTATCGAGGCAAACATCGATGATGTGGCTTCGTCAAATCTTCCAATTAATGATATCGGTCTTGAGACCATTGTAGCGTATTCAAGCGAGATTGAAAATGCGAAGACGGTTGTTTTAAATGGTCCTGCGGGCGTTTCTGAGATAGAGGGCTTTGAGATAGGCACCTCTGAGATCATCAAGGCAGCAACAAATGCCGGTTATTCAATTGCTGGCGGTGGCCACATTACTGCTGAAGTGCGTAATATGGGTTATGAGAAGATGTTCTCACACATAAGCACAGGTGGCGGGGCATGTATTGATTATCTTGCCGGGGACCTCTTGCCTGGCATTGAAGCTTTAAAGGTTGCTGCAAAAAGATATAGGGAATTTGAATGA